One window of Methylococcus sp. EFPC2 genomic DNA carries:
- the trxA gene encoding thioredoxin TrxA, translated as MSENLLHLSDDDFESQVLKASGPVLVDYWAEWCGPCKMIAPVLDEISKEYAGRLTVAKLNIDNNPATPQRYGVRGIPTLMLFKNGEVEATKVGALSKSQLTAFIDAHI; from the coding sequence GTGAGCGAAAACCTCTTGCATTTGAGCGACGATGATTTTGAAAGCCAGGTACTCAAGGCCTCTGGCCCTGTCCTGGTGGACTACTGGGCCGAGTGGTGCGGGCCCTGCAAGATGATCGCGCCGGTGCTGGATGAAATCTCCAAGGAATATGCCGGTCGCTTGACCGTGGCCAAGCTGAATATCGACAACAATCCCGCGACGCCCCAGCGTTACGGCGTGCGTGGCATTCCGACCCTGATGCTGTTCAAGAACGGCGAGGTGGAAGCCACCAAGGTAGGCGCCTTGTCCAAATCGCAACTGACCGCCTTCATAGACGCCCACATCTGA
- a CDS encoding EAL domain-containing protein — protein MKGRTFQRLKRLFGLSVRRQLMLGIVTVHAVSMSLFVAGLVEHERNFLVEQSVAQVRGLAQTLATNSASWVLANDVSGLQEVLIAQTHVPYLRYAMLLSPQGRVIGHSEARFTGLYVDDPVSLRLLSAPPVSQVLLHDPAMLDIAEPVFANGKLIAWARVGVSQAPIARGLVEITQRGMVYAAVAIAIGALFAWFMAGGLTASLTELSKVAALVSKGQSDKRVRIRRNDELGAVGEAFNRMLDTLHEQAAAREAMQRQLARSMAEFEAMFHAIPDAAIVADPDSRIVLVNPATSRLFGYDVDELTGSPCLRIYSSQQAYLSVTAGPVFCVEVEYRRKDGSQFRGQLSRAPVLGHEGEHIGFISLIRDVSRQKEAELQLQLAAQVFESSREGIMITDAGQAIVMVNRAFREITGYARDEVVGRNPSMLSSGLHDQSFYQVLWQAVREKGHWQGEIWNRRRTGEIYPEWLSISAVKNDADEVINYVGLFSDISERKAAAEHIEFMATHDALTGLPNRMLLRDRIYSAVTQARRSKSPVAVLFVDLDRFKYINDTLGHQAGDDVLVEVAKRLRKCVREGDTVSRQGGDEFVVVLSRLGAARDARGVAQKILDAMRQNFHVQQQDVAVSPSIGISLYPQDGDDGERLIMNADAAMYHAKKLGRNNYQFYTREISAQALQRLSLESELSQALERGELLLHYQPQIDFEDGRIVGLEALLRWRHPEQGMIAPDAFIRQAEEGRQLVPLGAWVLGEACRQNKAWLDAGIATVPVAVNIIPAQFHHPDFLSMLTGVIQSSGLPESLLELEVAESALMDEHSGKEEVGLLRHITQLGIRLSIDDFGTGYSSLAYLKRLPVDKLKIGRSFVRDLFGDAEDAAIVTAIIELAHGLRLTTLAEGVDTREQYDRLKALGCNQLQGLLVCPPLSADEFRQWLIRGRISI, from the coding sequence ATGAAAGGACGCACGTTCCAGCGTTTGAAGCGGCTGTTCGGTCTGTCGGTGCGCCGCCAGCTCATGTTGGGTATCGTCACGGTTCATGCCGTGTCGATGTCTCTGTTCGTGGCGGGCCTGGTGGAACACGAGAGGAATTTTCTCGTCGAGCAGAGCGTGGCCCAGGTACGGGGATTGGCGCAAACCCTGGCGACTAACAGCGCGTCCTGGGTTTTGGCCAATGATGTCTCCGGCTTGCAGGAAGTGCTGATCGCGCAAACCCATGTGCCCTATCTGCGTTACGCCATGTTGTTGTCGCCGCAAGGACGGGTGATCGGCCATAGCGAGGCGCGCTTCACCGGCTTGTACGTCGACGATCCCGTCAGCCTGCGTCTGCTCTCCGCTCCGCCGGTCAGTCAGGTTCTGCTGCACGATCCCGCCATGCTGGATATCGCCGAGCCGGTTTTCGCCAATGGGAAGTTGATCGCCTGGGCGCGGGTGGGCGTCAGTCAGGCGCCGATCGCGCGGGGCCTGGTCGAGATCACGCAACGCGGCATGGTGTACGCCGCCGTGGCCATCGCAATTGGCGCGCTATTCGCCTGGTTCATGGCTGGCGGGCTCACCGCCTCGCTGACCGAACTTTCGAAAGTAGCGGCCCTGGTGAGCAAGGGACAGTCCGATAAACGCGTCCGTATACGGCGGAACGACGAGCTGGGCGCCGTGGGGGAGGCTTTCAATCGCATGCTGGATACCCTGCACGAGCAGGCGGCGGCGAGAGAGGCGATGCAAAGACAGCTGGCGCGCAGCATGGCCGAATTCGAAGCCATGTTTCATGCCATCCCGGATGCCGCCATCGTCGCCGATCCCGACAGCCGCATCGTCCTGGTCAATCCGGCCACGAGCCGGCTCTTCGGGTACGACGTCGACGAACTGACCGGCTCGCCCTGTTTACGCATTTATTCGAGTCAGCAAGCTTATCTCTCGGTTACGGCCGGCCCCGTGTTCTGTGTCGAGGTCGAATATCGCCGCAAGGATGGCTCCCAATTCCGCGGCCAATTATCGCGCGCCCCGGTGCTCGGCCACGAGGGTGAACACATCGGCTTCATTTCCCTGATACGCGACGTCAGCCGGCAGAAAGAGGCCGAGCTGCAGTTGCAACTCGCCGCTCAGGTTTTCGAGAGCAGTCGCGAGGGCATCATGATCACCGATGCCGGGCAGGCCATCGTCATGGTGAACCGGGCCTTTCGCGAAATCACCGGTTACGCCCGCGACGAGGTGGTCGGCCGGAACCCGAGCATGCTTTCCTCGGGCCTGCATGACCAGTCGTTCTACCAGGTACTTTGGCAAGCCGTCCGAGAAAAAGGTCATTGGCAGGGCGAAATCTGGAACCGTCGGCGCACCGGAGAGATTTATCCGGAGTGGCTGTCGATCAGCGCGGTCAAGAACGATGCGGATGAAGTCATCAATTACGTCGGCTTGTTTTCCGACATCTCCGAGCGCAAGGCCGCGGCCGAGCACATCGAGTTCATGGCCACCCATGATGCGCTCACCGGGCTGCCGAACCGGATGTTGCTGCGCGACCGCATCTACTCGGCCGTCACTCAGGCACGCCGCAGCAAGAGCCCGGTGGCAGTCCTGTTCGTCGACCTGGATCGGTTCAAATACATCAACGACACCTTAGGCCATCAGGCCGGCGACGACGTATTGGTCGAGGTGGCGAAGCGGTTGAGAAAATGCGTGCGTGAGGGCGACACGGTTTCCCGCCAGGGTGGCGACGAGTTCGTGGTCGTGTTGAGCCGTTTGGGCGCAGCCCGCGATGCCCGCGGCGTCGCCCAGAAGATCCTCGACGCCATGCGGCAGAATTTTCACGTTCAGCAGCAGGACGTCGCCGTGAGTCCGAGCATAGGCATCAGCCTTTATCCGCAGGACGGCGACGATGGCGAGCGGCTGATCATGAACGCCGACGCGGCCATGTATCACGCGAAAAAGCTGGGACGCAACAACTACCAGTTCTACACGCGGGAGATCAGCGCCCAGGCCCTCCAGCGGCTGTCGCTGGAATCCGAGCTGAGCCAGGCCTTGGAGCGCGGGGAATTGCTTCTGCATTATCAACCGCAAATCGACTTCGAAGACGGACGCATCGTGGGTCTTGAAGCGCTGTTGCGCTGGCGGCATCCGGAGCAGGGCATGATCGCGCCGGACGCGTTTATCCGGCAGGCCGAGGAAGGCAGACAGCTGGTCCCGTTAGGCGCCTGGGTCCTGGGTGAGGCCTGCCGTCAGAACAAGGCCTGGCTGGACGCGGGAATCGCAACCGTGCCCGTGGCGGTCAACATTATCCCCGCGCAGTTCCACCATCCCGACTTTCTTTCCATGCTGACAGGGGTGATTCAGTCCAGCGGCCTCCCCGAATCTCTGCTCGAACTCGAAGTGGCCGAATCGGCCCTGATGGATGAACACAGCGGAAAAGAGGAGGTGGGCCTGCTACGACACATCACGCAGTTGGGCATACGTCTGTCGATAGACGACTTCGGTACCGGCTACTCGTCCCTGGCCTATCTCAAGCGCCTGCCCGTGGACAAGCTGAAAATCGGCCGCTCGTTTGTACGCGACTTGTTTGGCGATGCCGAAGACGCGGCGATCGTCACCGCCATCATCGAACTCGCCCATGGCCTGCGCCTGACGACCTTGGCCGAAGGCGTGGACACACGGGAGCAATACGATCGTTTGAAGGCGCTCGGCTGCAATCAGCTCCAAGGCCTGCTGGTTTGTCCCCCCTTGTCCGCCGACGAATTCCGGCAGTGGCTGATCAGGGGGCGCATCTCCATCTGA
- a CDS encoding VOC family protein, whose product MADHLQHGTFSWNELLTTDVDGAKRFYGALFGWQFDEVNPAGFPYYLAKLDGGERAGIMAVPPSAQGAPPHWGSYVTVDDVDATAAKVVELGGQVCVPPMDIPGVGRFAIVTDPQGANIGVITYVPCPGD is encoded by the coding sequence ATGGCCGATCATTTGCAACACGGCACGTTCAGTTGGAACGAACTTTTGACGACCGACGTAGACGGCGCCAAACGCTTTTACGGCGCGCTGTTCGGCTGGCAGTTCGACGAAGTCAACCCCGCCGGCTTCCCTTATTACCTCGCCAAACTCGACGGCGGCGAGCGCGCTGGCATCATGGCGGTCCCGCCTTCGGCGCAGGGCGCACCGCCGCATTGGGGCAGCTACGTCACGGTCGACGACGTCGATGCGACCGCGGCCAAGGTCGTCGAACTGGGCGGCCAAGTCTGCGTGCCGCCGATGGACATACCGGGTGTCGGCCGCTTTGCCATCGTCACGGACCCGCAAGGCGCAAACATCGGCGTGATCACCTACGTTCCCTGCCCCGGCGACTAG
- the rho gene encoding transcription termination factor Rho gives MNLTDLKRKPVAELIDIAESLEIEGFARTKKQDLIFAILKKQAKGGEDIYGDGVLEILSDGFGFLRSPDTSFLAGPDDIYVSPSQIRRFNLRTGDTISGKIRPPKESERYFAMLKVEQINYEPPENAKHKILFSNLTPLFPTQRFKLELGNGTTEDLTARVVDLVAPIGKGQRGLIVSPPKAGKTMIMQNLAHSIAEKNPECYLIVLLIDERPEEVTEMQRSVRGEVLSSTFDEPPARHVQVAEMVIEKAKRLVEHKRDVVILLDSVTRLARAYNTVVPASGKILTGGVDANALERPKRFFGAARNIEEGGSLTIIATALVDTGSRMDEVIYEEFKGTGNMELHLERKIAERRIYPAININRSGTRREEYLVPADELQKSWILRKILQPMDEMAASEFLLGKLKDSKTNAEFFDSMKRS, from the coding sequence ATGAATCTCACCGATCTCAAACGCAAACCCGTAGCCGAACTCATAGACATCGCAGAGTCGCTTGAAATCGAGGGCTTCGCCCGCACCAAGAAACAGGACCTCATCTTCGCCATCCTGAAAAAACAGGCCAAAGGCGGAGAGGACATCTACGGAGACGGCGTGCTGGAAATCCTCTCGGACGGCTTCGGCTTCCTGCGCAGTCCAGACACCTCGTTTCTGGCCGGTCCGGACGACATCTACGTCTCCCCCAGCCAGATCCGGCGTTTCAATTTGCGCACGGGCGACACCATTTCCGGCAAAATCCGCCCCCCCAAGGAAAGCGAACGCTATTTCGCGATGCTCAAGGTGGAACAGATCAATTACGAGCCGCCGGAAAACGCCAAGCACAAGATCCTCTTCTCCAATCTCACCCCCCTCTTCCCCACCCAACGCTTCAAGCTCGAACTGGGCAACGGCACCACCGAAGATCTGACTGCCCGCGTCGTCGATCTGGTCGCCCCCATCGGTAAGGGCCAGCGCGGCCTGATCGTCTCGCCGCCCAAGGCCGGCAAGACCATGATCATGCAGAATCTGGCCCATTCCATCGCCGAGAAGAATCCCGAGTGTTATCTGATCGTGCTGCTGATCGACGAGCGCCCGGAAGAAGTCACCGAGATGCAGCGCAGCGTGCGGGGCGAAGTATTGTCGTCCACTTTCGACGAGCCACCGGCGCGGCACGTGCAGGTGGCAGAGATGGTGATCGAGAAGGCCAAGCGCCTGGTCGAGCACAAGCGTGACGTGGTGATCCTGCTCGACTCCGTCACCCGCCTGGCGCGCGCCTACAACACCGTGGTGCCGGCCTCCGGCAAGATCCTCACGGGCGGTGTCGACGCCAACGCGCTGGAACGGCCCAAGCGCTTCTTCGGCGCGGCGCGCAACATCGAGGAAGGCGGCAGCCTGACCATCATCGCCACCGCCCTGGTCGACACCGGCTCGCGCATGGACGAGGTGATCTACGAAGAGTTCAAGGGCACCGGCAACATGGAGCTCCACCTGGAGCGCAAGATCGCCGAACGGCGCATCTACCCGGCCATCAACATCAACCGCTCGGGCACCCGCCGCGAGGAATACCTGGTGCCGGCCGACGAACTGCAGAAGAGCTGGATCCTGCGCAAGATCCTCCAGCCCATGGACGAGATGGCGGCCAGCGAATTCCTGCTCGGCAAGCTCAAGGACAGCAAGACCAACGCCGAATTCTTCGACTCCATGAAACGATCGTAA